The Mesorhizobium sp. NBSH29 genome has a segment encoding these proteins:
- a CDS encoding F0F1 ATP synthase subunit delta: protein MAQSNSPISGVAERYAGSLFDLAAQSGTIAEVEANLGRFEALLEGSADLDRLMKSPVFSAQDQLRAISAIADKAKIGGLVGNFLRVVARNRRLFAVPGMIRAFRRIAAEHRGEVAADVTSAHTLTAAQQTELKAALKSVAGKDVSISVIVDPSLLGGIVVRMGSRQIDTSLKTKLNSLKLALKEVG, encoded by the coding sequence GTGGCCCAGTCCAACTCGCCAATCTCCGGTGTTGCAGAGCGTTACGCGGGATCGCTGTTCGATCTCGCCGCCCAATCCGGTACGATTGCCGAAGTTGAAGCCAATCTCGGCCGCTTCGAAGCTTTACTGGAAGGCAGCGCTGATCTCGACCGCCTGATGAAGAGCCCCGTTTTCTCTGCCCAAGACCAATTGCGTGCCATTTCTGCCATTGCCGACAAGGCAAAAATAGGCGGACTGGTTGGTAATTTCCTGCGTGTCGTAGCCAGGAACCGTCGCCTTTTTGCCGTGCCCGGCATGATCCGCGCATTCCGCCGGATCGCAGCCGAGCACCGCGGCGAAGTGGCTGCCGATGTAACGTCGGCACATACGCTGACCGCCGCGCAACAAACCGAACTGAAGGCCGCGCTGAAGAGCGTTGCCGGCAAGGATGTGTCGATTTCCGTGATCGTTGATCCCTCGCTTCTCGGCGGGATCGTGGTGCGGATGGGCTCACGCCAGATCGACACGTCGCTCAAAACCAAACTCAATTCGCTCAAGCTTGCACTGAAAGAGGTCGGCTGA
- the atpA gene encoding F0F1 ATP synthase subunit alpha produces the protein MDIRAAEISAILKDQIKNFGKEAEVSEVGQVLSVGDGIARVHGLDNVQAGEMVEFPGGIRGMALNLEVDNVGVVIFGADRDIKEGDTVKRTGAIVDAPVGPGLLGRVVDALGNPIDGKGPIKAVERRRVDVKAPGIIPRKSVHEPMSTGLKAIDALIPVGRGQRELVIGDRQTGKTAILLDTILNQKAVHESGPESEKLYCVYVAIGQKRSTVAQFVKVLEERGALEYSIIVAATASDPAPMQFLAPFTACTMGEYFRDNGQHALIGYDDLSKQAVAYRQMSLLLRRPPGREAYPGDVFYLHSRLLERAAKLNDDQGNGSLTALPVIETQANDVSAYIPTNVISITDGQIFLETNLFFQGIRPAVNVGLSVSRVGSAAQVKAMKQVAGSIKGELAQYREMAAFAQFGSDLDAATQRLLNRGARLTELLKQPQFSPLKMEEQVAVIFAGVNGYLDKIEVNQVGKFEQGLLSHMRSDGKKVLDAIRKDKALSDDLRAKLKAEIDTFAKNFA, from the coding sequence ATGGATATCCGCGCCGCGGAAATTTCCGCAATCCTGAAAGATCAGATCAAGAATTTTGGCAAGGAGGCAGAAGTCTCCGAAGTTGGCCAGGTTCTCTCCGTTGGCGACGGTATCGCCCGCGTCCACGGTCTCGACAACGTCCAGGCGGGCGAAATGGTCGAGTTCCCGGGCGGCATCCGTGGCATGGCGCTGAACCTTGAAGTCGACAATGTCGGCGTCGTCATCTTCGGTGCCGACCGTGACATTAAAGAAGGCGACACCGTTAAGCGCACCGGCGCCATCGTCGACGCCCCTGTCGGTCCAGGACTGCTTGGCCGCGTCGTTGACGCTCTCGGCAACCCTATCGATGGGAAGGGCCCGATCAAGGCCGTCGAGCGTCGCCGCGTCGACGTCAAGGCGCCTGGCATCATTCCCCGCAAGTCGGTGCATGAACCTATGTCGACCGGCCTCAAGGCCATCGACGCCCTGATCCCGGTTGGCCGCGGCCAGCGCGAGTTGGTCATCGGCGATCGCCAGACCGGCAAGACCGCAATCCTCCTCGACACCATCCTGAACCAGAAAGCGGTTCACGAGAGTGGGCCCGAGAGCGAAAAACTTTATTGCGTCTATGTGGCCATAGGCCAGAAGCGCTCCACTGTTGCCCAGTTTGTGAAGGTGCTTGAAGAGCGCGGTGCGCTTGAATACTCCATCATTGTGGCAGCTACGGCTTCTGATCCGGCACCGATGCAGTTCCTCGCACCCTTCACCGCCTGCACCATGGGTGAGTATTTCCGCGACAACGGCCAGCACGCGCTGATTGGCTATGACGATCTGTCCAAGCAGGCTGTTGCCTACCGTCAGATGTCGCTCCTGCTGCGCCGCCCGCCAGGCCGCGAAGCCTATCCCGGCGACGTTTTCTATCTTCACTCGCGTCTGCTCGAGCGGGCCGCGAAGCTCAATGATGATCAAGGCAACGGTTCGTTGACCGCGCTTCCGGTCATTGAAACGCAGGCTAACGACGTTTCGGCCTATATTCCGACCAACGTGATCTCGATCACGGACGGCCAGATCTTCCTCGAGACCAATCTCTTTTTCCAGGGCATCCGTCCTGCGGTGAACGTCGGTCTGTCGGTGTCGCGCGTCGGATCAGCTGCTCAGGTCAAGGCGATGAAACAGGTTGCTGGCTCGATTAAAGGCGAGCTCGCCCAGTATCGCGAAATGGCTGCCTTCGCGCAGTTCGGTTCCGATCTGGATGCGGCAACCCAGCGCCTGCTGAACCGCGGTGCACGTTTGACCGAGCTTTTGAAGCAGCCACAGTTCTCGCCACTCAAGATGGAAGAACAAGTTGCGGTCATCTTCGCAGGCGTCAACGGCTATTTGGACAAGATCGAGGTCAACCAGGTTGGCAAGTTCGAGCAGGGTTTACTTTCCCACATGCGCTCGGACGGCAAGAAGGTTCTCGACGCTATCCGCAAGGATAAAGCGTTGTCGGACGATCTGCGCGCCAAATTGAAGGCCGAGATCGATACCTTCGCCAAGAACTTCGCCTGA
- a CDS encoding F0F1 ATP synthase subunit gamma, whose product MASLKDLRNRIASVKATQKITKAMQMVAAAKLRRAQEAAEAARPYSQRMASVLANIAEAVGGGGEAPALMTGTGKSDVHLLVVCTAERGLCGGFNSQIARFAREHARRLIAEGKTVKMITVGKKGFDILRRDYSRLIIDRVDLREVKTLGFANADAIARKVIGMFNAGEFDVCTLFYSEFKSVISQVPTAQQLIPATAPLVAKAEAADGAVYDYEPEPGEILGDLIPRNIAVQIFRALLENAAGEMGAKMSAMDNATRNAGDMINKLSITYNRQRQAQITKELIEIISGAEAL is encoded by the coding sequence ATGGCTTCACTAAAAGACCTTCGCAATCGCATCGCTTCCGTGAAGGCGACGCAGAAGATCACCAAGGCGATGCAGATGGTCGCCGCGGCGAAACTTCGGCGTGCCCAGGAGGCGGCTGAGGCGGCTCGTCCTTATTCGCAGCGGATGGCCTCGGTTCTGGCCAATATCGCTGAGGCTGTGGGCGGTGGCGGCGAGGCGCCGGCGTTGATGACCGGCACCGGCAAGAGCGATGTGCATTTGCTCGTCGTCTGCACCGCCGAGCGTGGCCTGTGCGGTGGCTTCAACTCGCAGATCGCGCGCTTTGCCCGCGAGCATGCCCGCAGGCTGATCGCCGAGGGCAAGACGGTGAAGATGATTACCGTCGGCAAAAAGGGCTTTGACATTCTGCGCCGCGACTACAGCCGCCTGATTATCGACCGCGTCGACCTGCGTGAAGTCAAGACATTGGGCTTTGCTAATGCTGACGCAATTGCCCGCAAGGTCATCGGCATGTTCAATGCGGGTGAATTCGACGTCTGCACTCTGTTCTATTCAGAGTTCAAATCGGTCATCAGCCAGGTTCCCACGGCACAGCAGCTTATACCTGCCACAGCGCCATTGGTCGCGAAAGCAGAAGCCGCCGATGGCGCCGTCTATGATTACGAGCCGGAGCCGGGCGAAATTTTGGGAGATTTGATCCCGCGCAACATTGCGGTCCAGATTTTCCGCGCGTTGCTTGAAAATGCGGCTGGCGAGATGGGCGCGAAAATGTCTGCTATGGACAATGCGACGCGCAACGCCGGCGACATGATCAACAAGCTGTCGATCACCTACAACCGGCAGCGGCAAGCACAGATTACAAAAGAACTGATCGAGATTATTTCAGGCGCCGAGGCGCTCTAG